GAGGGTGTCCATGACCTGCTGGACGCCGCGGCGCCGCTCGGACAGCGAGCCCTCGGCCGCGGCCAGCGAGCGGGCGGCCCGCTCGAGGTCGGCGTCGGGCAGCTCGGGGACCGCCGACAGGTCGACGTCGGGCGTCAGGCCGTTCACCCAGGACTCGTAGTCGCCGGGCGAGGCCGGCTGCACCGTCTGGTGGCGACCCAGGCCGTGCGCGGGGCCGCGGCCCTTCTCGGAGAGGATCTCCGGCAGCAGGTCCAGCAGCGAGCGGCCGTCGTGCTCGGCGCGGCGCTGCAGCTCGCGGCGGACGATGTCGAGCCGGCCCTGCAGCAGCCGCCGCGTGTAGGAGAGGTTGACCTCCTCCTGCTCGGCCCGGCGGCGCAGCACCCGCACCTCGGACATGGGGCGCGAGTCCACGCCCTCCAGGAAGCCGGGGGCCAGCAGCGCGTCGACGGCCGGCCCACCGGCGGGGGGCGGCTCGGGGCTCACGGAGGTCACCGCCCGATGGTGGCAGACCGGACGGCCCGGACCCGGTCGCGGGCCGCGACCCGGGTGTCGTCGAGCGCGTCGGGGGCGTCGTCGGGGTCCAGCGCGGCCTGCGAGCCCCCCACGGTCAGCTCGGCGTCGGGGGTCACCGACCGCTTGACCAGGGCCAGTGCGACGACGCCGAGCTCGTGGTGGCGGACGACGGTGCCGGTGCGCCCGACCTCGCGGGTGCCGGACACGACCGGCGTCCCGGGGGCCGGCAGGTCCTCGCTGACGCCGTCGAGGTGCAGCAGGACCAGCCGCCGCGGCGGGCGGCCGAGGTTGTGCACGCGGGCGACGGTCTCCTGCCCGCGGTAGCAGCCCTTCTCGAGGTGGACGGCGGTGGACAGCCACTCCAGCTCGTTGGGGATGGTCCGGTGGTCGGTGTCGGCGCCCAGCCGCGGCCGGCGGGCCTCGACCCGCAGGGCCTCGTAGGCGTCGGCCCCGGCGGCACCGGCGCCCGCGGCGGTCAGCGCGTCGGCGTGAGCGGCCAGGTCGGCCCGGGGCACGAGCAGGTCGAACGCCGTGGCGCCGCCGTCGCCGAGGGGCGGCATGCGGCGGACCCAGCCCCCGTCCGGCAGGGCCGCGACGGCGTACGGCGCGTCCGGCGCGGGCAGCCCGGCTGCGGCCAGCACCTCCGGTGTGCGGGGGCCGACCACGGAGAGCAGCGCCCACGCGTCGGTGACCAGGGCCGGCTCGACCCGGAGCATGAACCGCATCCGGTCGAGGAAGGTCTGCAGCGCGGCACCCGTGCCCGGCTCGACGTCGGCCCAGGTGGTGCCGCCGAGCTCGGCGAGGACGAGGTGGTGCTCGACGTGGCCGTGCGGCGAGAGGACCAGCGCCTCGGTGCCGGTGCC
This region of Geodermatophilus bullaregiensis genomic DNA includes:
- a CDS encoding RsiG family protein; its protein translation is MTSVSPEPPPAGGPAVDALLAPGFLEGVDSRPMSEVRVLRRRAEQEEVNLSYTRRLLQGRLDIVRRELQRRAEHDGRSLLDLLPEILSEKGRGPAHGLGRHQTVQPASPGDYESWVNGLTPDVDLSAVPELPDADLERAARSLAAAEGSLSERRRGVQQVMDTLAGELARRYRNGEADVAALLADEGRH
- the ygfZ gene encoding CAF17-like 4Fe-4S cluster assembly/insertion protein YgfZ, with protein sequence MTTTSPLATRPGAVVAEGSTVAAHHGDPLREQRLLAEGAGLVDRGDRDVLTVPGADRLTWLHSLTSQHLERLADGTGTEALVLSPHGHVEHHLVLAELGGTTWADVEPGTGAALQTFLDRMRFMLRVEPALVTDAWALLSVVGPRTPEVLAAAGLPAPDAPYAVAALPDGGWVRRMPPLGDGGATAFDLLVPRADLAAHADALTAAGAGAAGADAYEALRVEARRPRLGADTDHRTIPNELEWLSTAVHLEKGCYRGQETVARVHNLGRPPRRLVLLHLDGVSEDLPAPGTPVVSGTREVGRTGTVVRHHELGVVALALVKRSVTPDAELTVGGSQAALDPDDAPDALDDTRVAARDRVRAVRSATIGR